GATCGTCTGCCACTTCGTCGCACCCATCCCGTAGCTGGCTTGCCGCTGGGAGTCGGGAACCGAGCGGATCGCCTCCTGAGCCGAGATGATGACGATCGGCAGGATGAGCAGCGAGACGGTAAAGCCCGCGACCAGCAGCGTCCCGAATCCGATGTTTAGCAGACCCACGAACAGCCCGAGTCCGAGCAGTCCGTAGACGACGGACGGGACGCCGGCGAGGTTCGCGATGTTGAGCTGGATGAACCGCGTGAGGTAGCCGTCACTGGCGTACTCCTCGAGGTAGATCGCCGCGCCGACACCCAGCGGAAACGTGATCAGCGCGATTACGATCATGAGCGCGATCGAGCCGACGATCGCCGGGAAGAATCCGGCGTCGTACGGATCGCTGAAGCTCGGCGGGTTCGTGAGGAACTGCCAGTTGAGCCACGGGCTGTACTCGGGCTCGAACAGTGCGAGCGCGTCGACGAGGACGTTCAGCAGTAACACGGCGAGCGCGACGATTCCGACCAGCGCCGCCGCGAGGGTGAGCCACCGGAACGCCACGTCCTTCGTTCGACTCACGCGGCCGAAGTTCGATTCCGACGCGTCGACCGGGTCCGAGCGTTCGGTTTCGGACGACATTAGCGGTACACCTCCCGGTAGCGCGACGAAACCCACTCGCTGATAAGATTCATGGCAAAGGTAATGACGAACAGCGTCAGCCCGACCGCGAAGAGGCTCTTATACTCCGTCGATTCGCCGATGACGTCGCTGGCCCCGATCTGGACCATCGCGGCGGTCATCGTCTGGACCGACTCGAGGAACATCCCGCCGGGATCGGTCAGGTCGATCATACGCGAGGTCTGCCCGGCGGCGATCGCGACGATCATCGTCTCGCCGATCGCCCGCGAGAGCGCGAGGATGTACGAGGAGAGGATCCCCGACAGCGCCGACGGCACGACGACGGACGTCGAGACGGTGAAATTCGTCGCCCCGAGGCCGTAGCTCGCCTGGCGTAGCGAGTCGGGAACCGCGCTCATCGCGTCCTCGCTGATCGAGGAGACCATCGGAATGATCATGATCCCGACCATGATCGACGCCGAAAGCGCGTTGAACGTCCCGAGTGGAAGGATCCGGTCGAGTACCGGCGTGATGTACACTAGCGCGAAGTAGCCGTACACCACCGTCGGTACGCCCGCGAGAACCTCAAGGGCGGGTTTGAGGTACGCCCGTCGGCGGTCAGTGGCGTACTCGCTCAGATAAATCGCCGTCAGCAGCCCGATCGGGAGGGCGATCAGCGCCGAGCCGAGCGTGATGATCAGCGTGCCCGATATCAGCGGCCACACGCCGTATACCTCGTTTTCGGGCGTCCACGTCGTCCCCGTAAAGAATTCGACGGGGGAGACCGCCGCGAAGAAGTCGACGGCGTCATACAGCAGCGTCGCGACGATCGCGACCGTGGTGAGAATCGAGAGGAACGCACACAGTGCGAAGAACACCTTGAACGCGGCGCCGCGAGCCGATCTGGCTCCGTCGTGTGTGAGATCGGGCGCGCTCATTCGTCGGTCACCTCCTCAATCGCGTCCTCGAATCGTTCGAGGTTCTCGTCGCGCACCTCCTCGGTAACCGGGACGTAGCCGACCTCGTTGACGAGATCGGTCGACGACTGCTCGAGGTAAAAACGGACGAAGTCTCGAACTTCGGGCCGCGCCAGCGACTGTTTCGCGACGTAGATGAAAAGCGGCCGGGACAGCGGCGTGTACTCTTCTTTCTTCGCCGTCTCGAGCGACGGCTCGACGCAGCCGTTTCCGTCGTCGATTCCGAGGGCCTTGATCTCCTCCGGATTCTCGTCGTAGTACGCGAACCCGAAGTAGCCGACCGCGAACTCGTTACCCTGTACCCCCTGTACGATCGTCCGGTCGCGCTCGGTTGCGTGGTAATCGGTTCGGTGGGTCGCGTCCTCGCCGAGGACCGCCTCGACGAAGTAGTCGTACGTTCCCGAGGTCGTGTCCGCGCCGAAAAACTCGATCTCCTCGTCGGGCCACTCGTCGCGGACGTCGCTCCACCGTTCGGCGCCGTCGGCGCGCCATAGTTCGCGGAGCTCTTCGATAGTGAGACAGTCGATCCAGTCGGCCTCGGGACTGACGACGACGGTCAGCGCGTCCGTCGCGACCGTGAACTCGATCGGCGTGACTTCGTTATCTCCGCACTGTTCCACTTCGGGATCGGCTATCTCGCGGCTGGCGTTGTTGATGTCCGTCATGCCCGGACAGAAGAAGTTCGAGAAGCCGCCGCCGGTCCCCGTTTGGCTGATCGAGACGGTAACGTCCTCTCGATCCTTCGAGAACGTCGACGAAACGACCTCGGTGATCGGGAATACCGTCGAACTGCCGGCGATGTTCACCTCTTTCGCCCTATTCGAGACCGAAGCAACGCAGCCGGACAGTCCGGTTACCCCTGTGATGGCCGTCCCGGCCAAGAAGTGCCGTCGTCCGAGTTCGAACGACGGTGGTCCGGTGGTGTCTTTCGACATCACTAGAGGAACGCTAACTGCCGGATAAGTACCCTACTATGATAGATATATAGACGAATATAGATCGGGCGGACAGTTAATCGTGATCGAGACTACGCCGTTATCAGCCAAAAGTAGCCGAGTAACACCACGATACGGCCCGAGAGAGATACAGAGGGGCTCAAATACCGTGGGTGTGATGAGACTGTCAAGTCGTCCGCAATATGGTATATAGAATAACTCGTGAGTACGGTAGCCGTCGCTCGCCGTCCCGAAACTCCGTATACCTCGACATTCAGATAACAGACGAAAAAGCCGAACCGATAGCAGGACCGCATACCATACGAAACCGACCTGATCCACCGTCGCGACGGCGACGTTCGAACGACCGAGTCGGTTTCGCTCGATCGTTCGGTCGTTATCCGAACTTGCCGGTGATGTAGTCTTCGACCCGATCGCTCTGGGGGTTCTCGAAGATCTTGTTGGTGTCGTCGAACTCGACGAGGTTGCCGCCGGTGAGGAAGACGGCCGTCTTGTCGGAGATTCGAGCCGCCTGCTGCATGTTGTGAGTGACGATCGCGACCGTGTACTCCTCGGCCAGGTCCTCGATGAGGTCCTCGATCTTCGAGGTCGCGACCGGGTCCAGCGCCGAAGCCGGTTCGTCCATCAGGATGACCTCCGGGTCGGTCGCGATCGCCCGAGCGATACAGAGACGCTGCTGTTGGCCGCCCGAGAGGTCGAGTCCGCTCTCGTCTAACTGGTCTTCGACCTCCTCGAGCAGTGCAGCCCGCTCGAGGGCGGTGTGAACCTGCTCGTCGAGGTCGTCGTCCTTGCCCTGGACGCGGAGGCCGTAGGCGACGTTGTCGTAGATGCTCTTCGGGAACGGGTTGGGTTTCTGGAAGACCATGCCGATCTTTCGGCGGAGGGCGACGGGGTCGACGTCCTCGTCGTAGATGTTCTTCCCGTGGAAGTAGAGGTCGCCCTCGACGCGGGCGACGTCGATGAGGTCGTTCATCCGGTTGATCGAGCGCAGGAAGGTGGACTTGCCACACCCCGAAGGGCCGATGAGCGCCGTCACCTGCTTCTCGGGGATGTCCATATTGATCCCGTTCAGGGCCTGCGTGTCGCCGTAGAAGACGTCGAGATCCCGGGCCTCGATGAGGGCGTCGTCGACCCGGGGCGAACCCAGCGGCCTGTCGGCACTCGACATTTCGACGCCGGTCGTTGATCCCGTTGCGGTCGTTGATCCCGTTGCGGTCGTCGATCCCCCTTCAGTTCCCGGACTCTCGACCGCCTCGGATTCGCTGGTGTTCGCAGTCATACCAGTTGTGTTGGCATTGGCTCTGAGCAAGTTACCTGTTGTGAAACGCTCGCGACCAGGGTTGATCGACGCGAGCGTCGATTTCAGCCCGTCGAACCGGCCGTTCGTCTCGTCACCCATTACGTAGTTCGAGCGACGGGGCGCCTAAATACCATACTATGTCTTCTATATAGTGCTATAGTCTCCCGCGGCCGATCGGAGGCCGACGACACGGAGCACCGGCTACTCGAGGAGATCGATCGAGAATCAGCGACGGGTCGAGAACTACGTCCGCCGGTCGTACTTGTTTCTGATGAAGATCGCGACCGCGTTCATCAGCAGCAAGATCGTCAGGAGGACCACGATCCCGGCCGCAGTCACGTGCTGGAACTCCGCCTCGGGGAGCGTCGCCCACTCGAAGATCTGCATCGGCATGGCGCTGAAGGCGCCGGTGGGGCTGTACGGCGGGCGGAACATCATCGTCGCCGCCCCGACCATCAGGATGGGGGCCGTCTCGCCGATCGCGCGCGAGAGCGAGAGGATAATCCCCGTCATGATTCCCGGAACCGCTTCCGGGAGGACGACGTTGCGGATCGTCTGCCACTTCGTGGCGCCCGCGCCGTAGGATGCACGACGCATCGAGTCGGGGACGGCTCGAAGCGCCTCCTGGGAGGAGACGATGACGATCGGTAGGATGAGCAGTGTCAGCGTCAGCGCGCCCGCGATGAGGCTGCTTCCCATCTGCAGGGCGCGAGCGAACATCGCCAGCCCGAGCAGCCCGTAGACGATCGACGGAACGCCGGCGAGGTTCGAGATGTTCGCTTCGATGAAGCTCGTAAACCGGGTATCGGGAGCGTACTCCTCGAGATAGATCGCCGCTCCGACGCCGAGGAACAGCGTGAACACGGCAGTGAGCGCGATCAAGTAAATCGAGCCGATAAGCGCGGGGTAGATTCCACCCGGACCGGTCTCGAGACCGCCGTAGTTCGCGGGATTATAGTTCTCGATAAGGTTCGACGGGGGGTAGGTCAGGAACTCTATCGTGAGCCACCCCCACGCCTCGTAAGCGACGTCGGCGAGCAGCGCGATCAGGGCGACGATGCCGACCATCGTCGCGGCGAGACACGCGCCGAGGAACACTTTGCCGAGCAGTCGCTTTCGTCGAATCGCCGAGCCGTCGAACTCGTACTTGGATCGGGTCGTATCCGTACTCATTGGTACTCCTCCCGGTATCGGGACCGGACCCACATGCTGAAGATATTCATCGAGAAAGTCATGATAAACAGCGTTAAGCCGACCGCGAACAGGCTCTGGTAACCGATCGAACCGACCGAGACGTCACCGGTCCCGATCTGTACCATGTACGCGGTCATCGTCTGAATCGGTTCGAACGGGTTCGTAGTGATCTGCGGAAGCATCCCCGCTGCGAGCGAGACGGCCATCGTCTCGCCGATCGCTCGCGAGATCGCGAGGATGTACGCGGCGACGACCCCGGATATCGACGCGGGAAAGACCACCTGCGTCGAGACCTCGAGCCGCGTCGCGCCGAGCCCGTAAGCGGCCTGCCGGAGGTCGTCGGGAACGGAACTCATCGCGTCCTCCGAGAGCGAGGACACCATCGGGATGATCATGATCCCGACGACGATCGCCCCTGCAGCGGCGTTGAACGTTCCCGTTTCGGGGTAGATCCGCTGGAGGATCGGCGTGATAAACGACAGCGCGAAGAATCCGTAGACGATCGTCGGGACTCCCGCGAGGACCTCGAGAACGGGCTTTACCGTCCGTCGTACCTGCGGATCGGCGTACTCAGAGAGGTAGATCGCGGTCAACGTCCCGACCGGCAGCGCGATCAGTGCCGATCCGGCGGTGATCAACAGTGTTCCGTAGATCAGCGGGAGGACGCCGTAACTTCGCGGTCGGATACGCGGCGACCAGTTCGTGCCGGTGAGGAACTCGACCAGCGACACGTGGGAGAAGAAGTCCATCGATCCTTCGATAAGGACGAGGATGATCGCGACGGTCGTGATCACCGAAAGGGACGCACACGCGAAGAAGACGTAGCGAGCCACCCGGTCCCCGATCGTGCCGACGTCGTTACTACCTCGAGAGAGGTCTATCCGTTCTTGGGTCATTCGTATTCCTCGATTCGCTCTTCGAGTTTCTCGCGCTGTGCTTCGATCGTCTCGTCCGGGATCGCGTAGTAGCCGACTTCTCGCGCCGTCTCCTGCGTATTATCGAGATAGAAGCGAGTGAACTCGCGAACTTCCTCTCGCTCGAGTTCCCGCAGCCGGATGTAGATGTACATCGGCCGGGACAGCGGCGTGTACTCGTTGGTCTCGATCGACTCCTCGGTCGGCTTCACGCAGCCGTCGCCGTCGTCGACGGCGACCAGTTTCAGATCGTCCTCGTTCTCGTAGTAGTAACCGGCGCCGCCGAACCCGATCGCGTCCTTGTTACCGCTGACGCCGCGAACGATGACGTTCGTGTCCGGCGTTCCCGTGTAGTCCGAGCGGATGTTCCCCGCCTCACCGTTGATCGCCTCGGTGAAGTAGTCGAAGGTGCCGGAGGCGGAGTCCCGGCCGTAGAGATCGATCTCCTCGTCCGGCCACGAATCGTCCAGATCGCTCCAGGTCTCGACGTCCGATCCCGACTCCCACAGCTGATTCAGTTCGTCGACGGTGAGGCAATCGACCCAGTCGTTCTGGGGATTTACGAAAACCGCGAGTCCGTCCATGACGACCTCGAGTTCGAGCCACTCGACGCCGTTCGCCGAACACTGCTCCCGTTCGTCGTCCGTGATCTCGCGGCTCGCATCCTGTATTGTGCTCTCACCGGCACAGAACCGCTGGAAGCCGGCGCCCGTCCCGGAACCGCGGACCGGAATGCGAACGCGGTTGTTCTCCCACATGAACCGCTCCGCGACTGCGGCGCTGTTCGGGAGCAACGTGTCGCTTCCGTCGATAATGATCTCACCTTCGAGGCCGCTATCTTCGCCGCGAACGAGACAGCCCGACAGCCCCGTCAACCCCGCACCGACGGTACCGAGCAGTACCTGACGGCGCGAGAGCGCGCCACCAGAACCAGATCCCGGATCAGTTCCCATCAGTGCACTCTATAGAAGATCGCATCTAAGTACTCTACTATGTTTTCTATATATCCCTATGTTCTAGACCAGTTCCCAGTGTGTCCAGTTCCGCCTACGCGGGTGAGAGGTCGCCCGACGAATCCGGTCTCCAGGAACGCGTATTCGTCGCCAGCTCTATAGAGTGATGGCATTTATACGCACCCGGTCGAAATCGCGCGTATGGAGACCCGCAAGGTCCAGGTGACGGGCGGCTCTACGTTCACCGTCTCGCTTCCGAAGACCTGGGCGACCGACAACGGCGTTAGCGCCGGCACGACCGTCGAGTGTTATCCGGAGGACGACTCGCTGTTGCTCACACCGACCAGCAAGACGGATCGCCAGGAGGGAACTCTCGACGTCTCGGATCTCGAGGGCGAGCGGCTCACCCGCGCGGTGATGACGATGTACGTCAGCGGCTTCGACATCATCCGCCTCGAGGCGACCCGTATCACGACCGACCAGCGCCGAGCGATCCGCGACGCGACCCAGAGTCTGGTCGGCGTCGAGGTCTTAGAGGAGACGACCGACAGCGTCGTCATCCAGGACCTGCTCGACTCCTCGGAGCTGTCGATCGTCAACGCCGTCTCTCGGATGCGTCTGATCGCCCAATCGATGCTCGAGGACGCCGTCACCGCGCTGATCGAGAACGACGACGACATCGCCCACGACGTCATCCAGCGCGACGACGACGTCGACCGACTCTGGCTCGTCGTCTCCCGCATCTTCCGGGCGACCCTGCGCTCGCCGCGAGCCGCCGAGGAGCTGGGCGTCCTCCGCGAGGACTGCTTCGACTACCACTCGAGCGCCCGCCAGCTCGAGCGCGTCGCCGATCACGCCGCCAAGATCAGCAACCTCGCGCTCAAACTCGAGGAGATTCCGGAGCCCGTCGCCGAGGGGCTCGTCGCGCTCCACGAGGACGCCTTCGACATCCTCGAGAAGTCGATGGACGCGCTGTTCGCCGACGAGACCGACGAGGCGAACCGGCTCGGCCACGCCGCCCGCGAGGCGATCCTCGAGATCGATCAGCACACCCGGGAGATCGACGACAAGCTTCGGGGTCTCGATCCCGCACAGGCCCAGTCGCTGGGACTGATCGTCGACTCGCTTTCCCGGAGCGCCGACTACGGCGGGAACATCGCCGAGACGGCGCTCCAGAAGGCCGCACCGCGACCCTGAACTCTCGGGGCTGTCGTCTCTCGATCGGGCGCTGTAGCGACTCCGACCGGTCTCAATCGCCCGAGGGCCGTTCGATCGGCGGGGAGCTCGTTTCAGTCGGTACCGTAACCGGTTTTCGACCGTATCGGCCGCGGCTCCTGACGAACCACGAGGCGTACGGACGGCTCAATAGTACAACTAGCAATCGCCTTATGACGATTCCTCGTCGGACGACGTGTGGCACTCAGTGCCAGATCGATCATGCATAGACGCTCCAGCGGTGACGACGAGCCAGTCCGAGAGCAACGGACCGATCCCGAATCCGCGGCTTCGACGCCGCCAGCGCTCGAGGCCGACGTCGTTACATACGAAACCCGACCGGATCGGCAGACGATCTACCCGTCCGACTGCACGGAGGATCGGAAGCTGACGGCGTGGCTGAGCGCGAACACGAGCGCGTTCGTCGATCTCGGAGACCGCCGCTGATCCGACCGCGCGATTCGCGAGGCCATCGCTGTCAGGATTCGAGAAGCGGTCGAAAACGGTTCGTCGGCGAATCGGCGATTACTCGAGAAGAACGGCGTTGACCTGACCGCTCTGGCCGGGTCGGGACGTGACGCGTGCCTTCCCTTCGGAGGTTTCGACGACTGCGCCCTTCGTGATGATGTTTCGGCGGACGTAGTTCGGGTTGGCGTCGTTTTCGACGACGTCCTCGATCTCGGCGGTGACCGTCTCGTCACCGTCGTTGACGCTCGCCACGTTGGTCGCGAGTGCACGGGTCTTCGTGCCCTTGCCGCGGACGTCGACGATCCGGAAACGGGGCTCGCCGACCTGCGTCTCCGTCGGCAGTCGACCGATTTCGGACTTTCGGCGTTTTCGGACGTTCTTCAGTCGGCCTCCGGTTCGCTTGCGCGTCGAGTTGCCCTGGTTTTGCATACTCGGATAACGTTCTGGCGGATACTTGAATGCACGCTTTCACGCCGACCTTTTTCCGTTCGGGTAGCTCACTACGTTCACCACCTCTCTCTGCTCGCGAGCGCGAAGCGCTCGTTCACGGGTCACTCCGTTCCACGTTCTCATCGCGGTTCTCGCTCACGCCGTTCGCTCCGAACCGCGCACCGTTCGCACGGCTCGCGGGACCTCCGGTCCCGCGCTAACGCAAAAAATCTCGACCAAAAAGAGCCGCTCACTCACTCCGTTCGTTCGCGGTACTACTCGTGAGTTACTCGGTTCACTCATCTTCGACGAGACAGTAGGCGTGACCCGGCGCCTCGAGGATCGTCTCCTCGTCGTCGTCCCAGTAGTTCGAGAAGACGCCGCGCTCGGCGTAGTAGATCCGGCCGTCGTGGAGAACCGGCGCGCTCGTGACGTGGCCGCGGTTCTCGACCCGCCAGCGGCGCTCGCCGGTTTCCTTGTCGAGCGCGTACAGGTGCGAGTCGTAGGAGCCGACGAGGATCGTCTCGGCGGTGGCCGTCAGCGCGCCGATGATCGACCCGTTGACGTCCGTTGACCACAACTCCTCGCCGGAGTCGCAGTCGAGGGCGTAGACGTGGTCGTCGTTGCTTCCGGTGTAGACGACGTTTTCCTCGGGATCCAGCGCCGGGTTGGCCATGATTCGCCCGTCCGTCTCGAACGCCCACTCCTCGCCGCCGTCCTCGAGGTCCAGACAGTAGAAGTGTTCGTCCCAGGAGCCGAAGTAGCCGTACCCGTCGTGGGCCGCGATCGTTCCCTTGATCTCCGCGCCGAGGTTGAACTCGCCGTCGGCCTTCGACTCGCCATCGGGACCGTCCTCGCCGCCGGTCTGGAACTCCCAGGCGAACTCGAGGGAAGGGAACTTCCAGCAGTAGACGGCGCCGTCGTTCGATCCGGCGCAGATCCGGCCCGTCTCGAGGTCCACCGTCGGGGAGGGATGGGCCTGCCCCCAGATCCGGTCGTCGCTCCAGGTCGGGTCGCCGGTTTCGGCGTCGAGCGTCCAGAGCGCACCCGAGGAGGGACTGCCGTACTCCGCGATGACGTAGAGCGTGCCGTCGTAGTAGACGGGACTCGAACCGATCGCCAGCGTGTTCTCGAGGTCGCCGGATCGCGTTCGCCAGACGATGTCGCCGGTCTCGACGTCGAGCGCGTACATGTCGCCGTCGTAGCCGCCGACGTAGGCGGTCCCGTCGACGATGGCCGGCGAGCCGTGGAATCCGAGATCGGTCGCGCCGGTCCTGGTCGCCCAGCGGAGCTCGCCGGACGGCTCGACGGCGTGAACCCAGCCCGTGTCGCCCGCGATCACGATCGTCTCCCCGTCGGGCGTCGGGAGCGGACTCGACTTCGCCGCAGCGTGGCCGACGTTGTTGATCGGGAACGACCAGTTGACGCTGACGGCGTCCGGAACGACCTCGTCCGGGAAGTAGCCGAGTCGACGCAGTCCGCGACGGAACATCGTTACGTCGTCGTCCGGATGGGTCACGTACTCCGAGACGGTATCGGCGACGCCGTCGGACGAATCGGACGTCCTGTCGGGCCCGGACTCGTCGTCCGTCGGTTCCCACAGGGTACAGCCGGCGAGTCCGGTGGCTGCGGCGACGCCGGCTGCGCGGAGAAACGTCCGTCGGATACGACCGCCATCGGCGGATCGGAGGGTATGAGGTTCATCTGACATACGGCGAGACTCTGCCGGAACTCGAGCGGTGAGTCGATAAAAGAATCCCGATGTCCGTCGAATTCCGTGACAGTTCGGTTTCGAAACCGGTCGCTCGCTACTCGTTCTGGGCGTCGACCACCGCGACGCCCGCCAGGTTGACGATGTCCTTGACCTCGTCGCCCCGCTGGAGGACGTGAACCGGTTTGTCCATGCCGACGAGCATCGGTCCGATCGCCTCCGCGCCGCCGAGGCGCTGGAGCAGTTTGTAGCCGATGTTGCCCGCCTCGAGGTTCGGGAAGACCAGCACGTTCGCGGGCTCTTCGAGTTCCGAGAAGCCGTACGTGCCTTCGAGAATGTCCTCGACGACGGCGGTGTCGGCTTGCATCTCCCCGTCGACGGGGAAGTCGACTTCGGGATCGTTCTGGAGGAGTTTCGCGGCCCGGCGGGGCTTGCGAGTGCCCTCGTTGTCGACGCTGCCGAAGTTCGAGTACGACAGGAGGGCCGCCCGAGGTTCGACGTTGAACCGGCGGGCGAGCATCCCGGTCTGTTTCGTCACCTCCGCCAGGACGTCCTCGTCGGGCGACTGGTTCACCGTGGCGTCGGCGATGAAGACCACGCGGTTCTTGAACGTGAGCATGTAGACGCCGGCGGCGTAGTCGACGTCCTCCGCGGTGCCGACGACCTGTAGCGGCGGACGAAGCGCCGAAGGGTAGTGGTGGGAGAGGCCGGTCAGGAGCGCGTCGGCGTCGCCCTGTTCGACCATCACGCTGCCGAAGTAGTTCGAGTCGCGCTCGACGAGTTCGCCAGCCTCGGTCCGCGTGATGCCTTTCCGCTGGCGCAGTTCGTGGAGTCGATCGGCGTACTCCTCGTAGTCACCGACGGCCGGGTCGGCGACCTGCGGTTCGAAGTCCAGTCCGAGATTCGCGGCCGTCTGTCGGATCTCGCTCTCGTCGCCGATGAGGATCGGCATGGCGATCCCCTGCTCCTCGATCTGGTAGGCCGCCCGGATCATCTTCTCGTTTTCGCCCTCCGCGAGCGCGACCCGCTGGGGATCGCTCTTGGCCTTGTTCAGGACGACTCGCATCATCTCGCGGGATTTGCCCAGGCGAGCCTCGAGTTCCTCCTCGTACTCCTCGAGGTCGATCTCGGTTCGGGCGGCGCCGGACTCCATCGCGGCTTCGGCGACCGTCGGAGCGACCCGAAACAGCACGCGCGGATCGACCGGCTTCGGGATGATGTACTCGGGGCCGTATTGAAGGGGTTCGTCCCCGTAGGCCTTGACGACGGCGTCGGGGACGTCCTCGCGAGCGAGGTCGGCGAGCGCCCTGGCGCAGGCGACTTTCATCTCCTCGTTGATCTCGGTGGCTCGAACGTCGAGCGCCCCGCGGAAGATGAAGGGGAAGCCGAGCACGTTGTTGACCTGGTTCGGGTAGTCGGAGCGTCCGGTCGCCATGATGACGTCGTCGTCGCGGGCCGACTTGGCCTCCTCGTAGCCGATCTCGGGATCGGGGTTCGCCATCGCGAAGATGATCGGATTGTCGCCCATCGACTGAACCATCTCCTGGCTGACGAGGCCGCCGATCGAGAGACCGACGAAGACGTCCGCACCCGCCATCGCGTCCGCGAGGTCGCCTCCCGAAGCGTCGCGAGCGAACTCTCGTTTGTACTCGTTGACGTCTCCGGCTTCGGCGCGTCTTTGCGTAATGATCCCGGAGGAGTCACACATCGTGATGTTCTCCTTCCGGCAGCCGAGCGAGACGTAGAACCGAGCCGTCGCGATGGCGCTCGCGCCGGCTCCCGAGAAGACGATCTCGAGGTCCTCGAGGTTCTTCTCCGCGATATCGGC
This DNA window, taken from Natronococcus sp. CG52, encodes the following:
- a CDS encoding NADP-dependent malic enzyme codes for the protein MGLDEDSLEYHRTDPPGKIEISTTKPTNTQRDLSLAYSPGVAAPCMEIDADETDAYTYTAKGNLVGVVSNGSAVLGLGDIGAQASKPVMEGKGVLFKRFADIDVFDIELDEADPDELIRAVKMMEPTFGGINLEDIKAPECFTIEERLGEEMDIPVFHDDQHGTAIISGAALVNAADIAEKNLEDLEIVFSGAGASAIATARFYVSLGCRKENITMCDSSGIITQRRAEAGDVNEYKREFARDASGGDLADAMAGADVFVGLSIGGLVSQEMVQSMGDNPIIFAMANPDPEIGYEEAKSARDDDVIMATGRSDYPNQVNNVLGFPFIFRGALDVRATEINEEMKVACARALADLAREDVPDAVVKAYGDEPLQYGPEYIIPKPVDPRVLFRVAPTVAEAAMESGAARTEIDLEEYEEELEARLGKSREMMRVVLNKAKSDPQRVALAEGENEKMIRAAYQIEEQGIAMPILIGDESEIRQTAANLGLDFEPQVADPAVGDYEEYADRLHELRQRKGITRTEAGELVERDSNYFGSVMVEQGDADALLTGLSHHYPSALRPPLQVVGTAEDVDYAAGVYMLTFKNRVVFIADATVNQSPDEDVLAEVTKQTGMLARRFNVEPRAALLSYSNFGSVDNEGTRKPRRAAKLLQNDPEVDFPVDGEMQADTAVVEDILEGTYGFSELEEPANVLVFPNLEAGNIGYKLLQRLGGAEAIGPMLVGMDKPVHVLQRGDEVKDIVNLAGVAVVDAQNE
- a CDS encoding outer membrane protein assembly factor BamB family protein, with translation MSDEPHTLRSADGGRIRRTFLRAAGVAAATGLAGCTLWEPTDDESGPDRTSDSSDGVADTVSEYVTHPDDDVTMFRRGLRRLGYFPDEVVPDAVSVNWSFPINNVGHAAAKSSPLPTPDGETIVIAGDTGWVHAVEPSGELRWATRTGATDLGFHGSPAIVDGTAYVGGYDGDMYALDVETGDIVWRTRSGDLENTLAIGSSPVYYDGTLYVIAEYGSPSSGALWTLDAETGDPTWSDDRIWGQAHPSPTVDLETGRICAGSNDGAVYCWKFPSLEFAWEFQTGGEDGPDGESKADGEFNLGAEIKGTIAAHDGYGYFGSWDEHFYCLDLEDGGEEWAFETDGRIMANPALDPEENVVYTGSNDDHVYALDCDSGEELWSTDVNGSIIGALTATAETILVGSYDSHLYALDKETGERRWRVENRGHVTSAPVLHDGRIYYAERGVFSNYWDDDEETILEAPGHAYCLVEDE